The following proteins are encoded in a genomic region of Amia ocellicauda isolate fAmiCal2 chromosome 6, fAmiCal2.hap1, whole genome shotgun sequence:
- the LOC136751723 gene encoding olfactory receptor 2AT4-like yields MADTNYTGSMVSEFIIVGFPGLQDREVKAILFAVFLTVYLLILLGNLLLICILAADRHLHTPIYVVLFVGLSVLLIPLFFIVLSYVKILLSVLSISSSAGRAKAVSTCSSHLLVISVFYLTIAGVFISYRIPGTSVDMRVMGSVIHNVFPALMNPIIYCLRTKEIRGSLVKSLNKNSIFPGSK; encoded by the exons ATGGCTGATACAAACTACACAGGATCAATGGTCAGTGAATTCATTATTGTTGGTTTCCCTGGACTGCAGGACAGAGAGGTCAAGGCCATCCTGTTTGCTGTGTTCCTGACAGTCTACCTCCTCATTTTACTGGGGAACCTTCTTCTCATTTGCATACTGGCGGCAGACAGACACTTGCACACCCCCAT CTATGTTGTCTTATTTGTTGGACTGAGTGTTCTTCTCATCCCTCTGTTTTTCATTGtgctatcatatgtgaagatcCTTCTGTCAGTATTGAGTATCTCCAGCTCAGCAGGAAGAGCCAAGGCCGTGTCCACCTGCAGCTCACACCTGCTGGTCATCTCTGTGTTCTATCTCACGATTGCAGGGGTCTTCATCTCCTACAGGATTCCTGGGACCTCAGTGGACATGCGTGTTATGGGGTCTGTGATTCATAATGTCTTCCCTGCCCTCATGAATCCAATCATCTACTGCCTGAGGACTAAAGAGATCAGGGGCAGCTTGGTGAAAAGCTTGAACAAGAACAGTATCTTCCCAGGTAGCAAGTGA